The following proteins are encoded in a genomic region of Candidatus Bathyarchaeota archaeon:
- a CDS encoding beta-CASP ribonuclease aCPSF1 translates to MTSVFDEAQAKIRECILSHVPKEAEITRIEFEGPRLAIYTKKPEILVEQSFIITDIVNLIRKRIVVRSDPTVRLSEAETENTIRKMAPPESEITNVTFDPTVGEVIIEAKKPGLVIGKNGEALQEIIKATKWRPRVLRAPPIPSKIIAHIRHYLHAEAKTRETILRSVGERIFRPIVLHNEGVRITTLGGFQQVGRSATLIRTKESSVLLDCGLNPGATNPVEAYPRLNIDEFDIENLDAVVISHSHLDHCGFLPFLYKYGYDGPVYCSEPTLSLMTLLQLDYLDVLTKEGQTPPYDQKDVRDMVLHTIPTKYGIVTDIAPDMRLTLHNAGHILGSSIIHLHIGEGLHNIVYTGDYKYARTMLLEPAATMFPRVETLITECTYGAPEDVMPSRKEVEEHLVTIVNQTIEGGGKVLIPVLAVGRAQEVMLILDNYMRTGLLREVPIFIEGMINEVTAIHTAYPEYLSRELRDQILHQDINPFQSEYFTIVKSPDERDEIVNGGPCVILATSGMLEGGPVLDYFKRLAEDPRNTLIFVSYQIEGTLGRRIQHGLTEVSMINSEGKMEILKRAMRVESVEGLSGHSDRNQIINYVRRVAPKPERAIIYHGERAKCIGLANALYKITRIDSIAPENLETIKLR, encoded by the coding sequence TTGACTTCGGTATTCGATGAAGCGCAAGCGAAAATCCGCGAGTGTATACTCTCGCACGTACCAAAGGAAGCGGAAATCACTCGAATTGAGTTTGAAGGCCCAAGACTGGCAATATATACAAAAAAACCCGAAATCCTAGTCGAACAAAGTTTCATCATCACCGACATCGTGAATTTAATCAGAAAGCGGATTGTAGTCCGCTCTGACCCCACAGTCCGTCTCTCAGAAGCTGAAACAGAGAATACCATCCGGAAAATGGCACCCCCCGAATCGGAGATCACCAATGTTACATTTGATCCAACAGTCGGCGAAGTGATAATCGAAGCCAAGAAGCCAGGCTTGGTCATTGGAAAAAATGGAGAAGCCCTGCAGGAAATAATTAAAGCCACAAAATGGCGACCAAGGGTTCTACGTGCCCCCCCTATACCTTCAAAAATCATCGCTCACATCCGCCACTACCTCCATGCTGAGGCAAAAACCCGGGAAACAATACTCCGCTCCGTCGGAGAGAGAATCTTCCGTCCAATCGTATTACATAATGAAGGGGTCCGCATTACAACCCTTGGCGGATTCCAACAAGTGGGACGATCAGCAACCTTAATTCGCACCAAGGAAAGTTCGGTTCTTTTAGACTGTGGACTGAATCCGGGTGCAACCAATCCAGTTGAAGCGTACCCAAGGCTAAACATCGATGAATTTGACATTGAAAACTTAGATGCGGTGGTGATCTCTCACAGCCACCTCGATCATTGCGGTTTTCTACCATTTCTCTATAAGTACGGTTATGACGGCCCAGTATACTGTTCTGAGCCTACTTTAAGCCTAATGACCCTCCTCCAACTTGATTACCTTGATGTCCTAACTAAAGAGGGGCAAACCCCGCCTTATGACCAGAAAGATGTTAGAGACATGGTTTTGCATACAATCCCAACCAAATATGGGATTGTAACCGATATCGCACCAGACATGCGTCTAACCCTCCATAACGCTGGTCATATACTAGGATCCTCTATCATACACCTTCACATCGGCGAGGGATTACATAACATAGTCTACACCGGAGACTACAAATATGCCCGAACCATGCTTCTCGAACCAGCGGCTACAATGTTCCCTAGAGTAGAGACCTTGATTACAGAGTGTACTTACGGCGCACCTGAAGACGTCATGCCCAGTCGAAAAGAAGTTGAAGAACACTTAGTCACAATTGTTAACCAAACGATTGAAGGAGGAGGGAAAGTCCTAATTCCAGTATTAGCTGTAGGAAGAGCACAAGAAGTTATGCTCATTCTTGACAACTATATGCGGACAGGGTTGTTACGAGAAGTCCCAATATTTATTGAGGGAATGATTAACGAAGTAACAGCAATCCACACAGCCTATCCGGAGTACCTTTCCCGCGAACTCCGCGATCAAATCCTCCATCAAGATATTAACCCATTCCAATCCGAATATTTCACTATAGTGAAGAGCCCGGATGAAAGAGATGAAATCGTTAACGGTGGACCCTGCGTAATCCTCGCAACATCTGGCATGCTAGAGGGCGGACCGGTTCTCGACTACTTCAAAAGACTAGCCGAGGATCCTAGAAACACGCTGATCTTTGTTAGCTATCAAATTGAGGGAACCTTAGGGCGGAGAATTCAGCATGGGTTAACTGAAGTTTCGATGATAAATAGCGAGGGGAAAATGGAGATTTTGAAGAGGGCGATGAGAGTAGAATCAGTTGAAGGGCTTTCAGGGCATTCCGACCGAAATCAAATCATCAATTATGTTCGCCGCGTAGCCCCAAAACCTGAACGTGCCATCATCTACCATGGCGAAAGAGCAAAATGCATCGGACTTGCAAACGCGCTATATAAAATAACTAGAATCGATAGTATCGCCCCAGAAAATCTCGAAACAATTAAGTTGAGGTAG
- the psmB gene encoding archaeal proteasome endopeptidase complex subunit beta — protein MISNQFRPKHSDLILRGTTTIGVVCSDGVVLATDTRVISGFFVAHKRGKKVFQLDDHLAMTIAGTVADAQTVVDVLKANARLFRLDKGRPMPVSAAARLTANILFSARVAPLELQAIIGGIDPTGPHLFALDPFGSLTEEKCFSTGSGSPVAFGVLESEYRERMSIKEAIPLVVRAVDSAMKRDAGSGDSFDVAIVSREGYQELTAEEKKQILEKKLRSTVI, from the coding sequence ATGATAAGTAATCAATTCAGGCCGAAACACTCGGATTTAATTCTTAGAGGTACGACTACCATAGGTGTTGTATGCAGTGATGGAGTTGTTTTAGCAACCGACACACGTGTAATTTCTGGATTTTTTGTAGCACATAAACGAGGAAAGAAAGTTTTTCAACTCGATGACCATCTGGCTATGACCATCGCTGGAACCGTTGCGGATGCGCAGACAGTAGTTGACGTTCTTAAAGCGAACGCACGACTCTTCCGCTTAGATAAAGGAAGACCGATGCCCGTTAGTGCTGCCGCAAGATTAACGGCAAACATTCTTTTCTCAGCACGGGTAGCCCCCTTAGAATTGCAAGCAATCATCGGCGGAATTGATCCGACCGGCCCACATTTATTTGCTCTAGACCCATTCGGAAGTTTGACTGAAGAAAAATGTTTCTCAACAGGCTCAGGCTCCCCCGTGGCCTTTGGAGTTCTAGAAAGCGAGTATCGCGAGAGAATGTCGATTAAGGAAGCTATTCCACTTGTGGTTCGAGCTGTTGATTCCGCAATGAAAAGGGATGCGGGAAGCGGCGATAGCTTTGATGTCGCTATTGTATCCCGCGAAGGCTACCAAGAATTGACTGCGGAGGAAAAGAAACAAATTCTTGAGAAAAAGCTTAGGTCCACGGTTATTTAA
- a CDS encoding NAD(P)-dependent glycerol-1-phosphate dehydrogenase, whose product MELPREVIVGSRILPLVGETCRRLGFTSSSLVLIGPSTYDVAGKVVIESLQDAGFKVAELIVEKSGIATVESVRKGIRESKPSVVLGVGGGKVIDVAKLGSAEEGVPFVSVPTAASHDGIASPRASIFDSDKSLSVEAQAPVAIIADTHVIIRSPYRLTASGCGDIIAKYTSVRDWRLAHKLKGEYYGEYAASLALMCARLVMRNAELIRRNDEEGLRTVLEALISCGVAMGIAGSSRPCSGSEHLFSHALDRIAPKSALHGEQCGVGAIMMAYLHGANWKLVRDSLRTIGAPTTAKELGIEPSYVIEALTLAHKIRPERYTILGENGLTRSAAERLASATAVI is encoded by the coding sequence ATGGAACTTCCGAGAGAGGTTATTGTTGGAAGTCGAATACTTCCATTAGTCGGGGAGACTTGTCGTCGACTCGGTTTTACATCGTCCTCTCTGGTTCTTATAGGTCCATCCACCTATGATGTTGCTGGAAAAGTTGTAATCGAATCCTTGCAGGATGCCGGCTTCAAAGTTGCTGAATTAATCGTTGAAAAATCTGGTATCGCTACTGTTGAATCGGTGAGGAAGGGAATTCGTGAGTCGAAGCCTTCTGTGGTGCTTGGGGTTGGGGGTGGAAAAGTAATTGATGTGGCTAAGCTTGGTTCCGCGGAGGAGGGAGTTCCATTTGTTAGTGTTCCCACGGCTGCGTCGCATGATGGGATTGCAAGTCCGCGGGCATCTATTTTCGATAGCGACAAATCGCTTTCAGTGGAGGCACAGGCTCCAGTGGCGATAATCGCCGATACCCATGTGATTATTCGGTCTCCATATCGGCTCACAGCAAGTGGCTGCGGGGACATTATCGCGAAGTATACTTCAGTTCGCGATTGGAGGCTTGCCCATAAACTTAAAGGTGAATACTATGGGGAATATGCGGCTAGCTTGGCTTTGATGTGTGCCAGGTTAGTGATGCGGAATGCTGAGCTTATCCGGAGAAATGACGAGGAAGGTCTGCGCACAGTTCTGGAAGCATTAATCAGTTGTGGGGTAGCTATGGGTATCGCAGGAAGTAGCCGGCCGTGTAGTGGATCTGAGCATCTCTTTAGTCACGCGTTGGATAGGATAGCACCTAAATCTGCGCTTCACGGGGAGCAATGCGGGGTAGGCGCAATTATGATGGCTTATCTTCATGGGGCAAACTGGAAATTGGTTCGGGATTCCCTACGAACTATTGGTGCACCTACAACAGCAAAGGAGCTTGGAATTGAGCCGAGTTACGTGATAGAAGCTCTTACATTAGCTCATAAGATCAGACCTGAGCGATATACGATTTTGGGTGAAAATGGACTAACTCGCAGTGCTGCGGAGAGGCTTGCGTCAGCTACGGCAGTGATTTAG
- a CDS encoding UPF0179 family protein has product MERERSRPTITMVGVKQAREGFKFIHEGASQLCEGCQYRGVCIDNLVRGRLYSVVKTRARVFPCRLHEEGVQVVEVVEAETEASIDQKYAFEGATIEFHPQDCELVNCANYERCVPYGLKRGDRCQIIKLVEAVTCPASRQLVAVVLRRFPE; this is encoded by the coding sequence ATGGAGCGGGAGAGGTCTAGGCCTACCATCACAATGGTAGGTGTGAAGCAAGCTCGAGAAGGTTTCAAATTTATTCATGAGGGAGCAAGCCAATTATGTGAAGGTTGCCAATATAGAGGGGTTTGTATCGATAACTTGGTGAGAGGTCGATTATATAGCGTGGTGAAAACTCGAGCCCGAGTGTTTCCATGTAGGCTTCACGAGGAAGGTGTGCAAGTGGTTGAGGTTGTTGAAGCGGAAACCGAAGCTTCAATTGATCAAAAATATGCGTTTGAGGGCGCCACTATCGAATTTCATCCTCAGGACTGTGAATTGGTTAACTGTGCAAACTATGAACGTTGCGTCCCCTACGGTCTAAAAAGGGGTGACAGATGCCAAATTATAAAATTGGTGGAGGCTGTTACTTGTCCTGCTTCTCGGCAACTGGTTGCGGTTGTTCTGAGGCGCTTTCCTGAGTAG
- a CDS encoding peptidylprolyl isomerase, translated as MAVKKGDFILIDYIGKIKETGETFDTTIEDIAKKERIYRKDANYEPVLVVVGEGWVVKGLDEGLINLELEKPTTIEIQPEKGFGMRDPNKVKLVPIRRFREQGITPYPGLRVELEGKLALVRTVGAGRVQVDFNPPLAGKTLIYEVTLKKILEGMEEKIRALIHRRIQAIDSQKFGLNLTEKTVTIEVPEEAFFIDGLQYAKRGIAIEVQKFFPEIENIVFIETFKKRELTSTATPTTAAPTQESASEQPQPVAEKQDK; from the coding sequence TTGGCGGTGAAAAAGGGCGATTTCATCCTCATAGATTACATTGGTAAAATAAAAGAAACCGGAGAAACTTTTGACACTACGATTGAGGATATAGCCAAGAAGGAGCGTATTTATCGCAAAGACGCGAATTATGAGCCTGTCTTGGTTGTCGTCGGGGAAGGTTGGGTTGTAAAGGGATTGGATGAGGGATTAATTAACCTTGAACTCGAAAAGCCCACGACAATCGAGATTCAACCAGAGAAAGGTTTCGGGATGCGAGATCCAAACAAGGTTAAGTTAGTTCCAATACGCCGCTTCCGTGAACAGGGAATAACACCATATCCAGGCTTGCGAGTTGAACTCGAAGGAAAATTAGCGCTTGTCCGTACAGTAGGAGCAGGGAGAGTGCAAGTCGATTTCAACCCACCACTTGCAGGTAAAACGCTCATTTACGAAGTTACCTTAAAAAAGATTCTCGAAGGAATGGAGGAGAAGATCCGTGCGCTTATTCACCGCAGAATTCAAGCTATCGATTCACAGAAATTCGGCCTAAATCTAACCGAGAAAACTGTAACCATAGAAGTTCCAGAGGAGGCATTTTTCATCGATGGACTTCAATATGCTAAACGTGGAATTGCAATTGAGGTTCAGAAGTTTTTCCCAGAGATAGAAAATATAGTTTTCATTGAAACCTTCAAGAAACGAGAGTTAACCTCGACAGCAACGCCTACCACAGCGGCACCTACTCAGGAAAGCGCCTCAGAACAACCGCAACCAGTTGCCGAGAAGCAGGACAAGTAA
- a CDS encoding metallophosphoesterase, producing VSNKVKSIIICGDFTHFGPVEQAEKFLEILTKTGLPILFVPGNCDDPELAKSKVKGTSCIHGTYVVINGICFLGIGGGAPGPFKTPFELTEEEKQNLLEKAFRLASNPQHLVLVSHMPPHNSNVDVARGGKHIGSKSVRMFIEEREPILALCGHVHESSGVDKIGKTTVVNPGPASKGFCAIVNLDQHSANVQLTSLG from the coding sequence CGTATCAAATAAGGTTAAAAGCATAATTATTTGCGGAGACTTCACACATTTCGGACCAGTTGAACAAGCTGAAAAATTTTTAGAAATCCTTACGAAAACTGGACTTCCAATTTTATTTGTCCCCGGGAATTGCGATGACCCAGAATTAGCTAAATCTAAAGTAAAAGGAACCTCTTGTATTCACGGGACTTATGTTGTAATCAATGGCATTTGTTTCCTTGGCATTGGCGGTGGAGCACCCGGTCCCTTTAAAACACCCTTTGAATTAACGGAAGAAGAGAAACAGAATCTTTTAGAAAAAGCCTTTCGATTAGCCTCCAATCCTCAACACCTAGTTTTAGTGTCGCATATGCCTCCTCATAATAGTAATGTGGATGTTGCACGTGGAGGGAAACATATCGGAAGCAAGTCTGTGCGAATGTTCATAGAGGAAAGAGAGCCGATCCTCGCCCTCTGTGGACACGTTCACGAGTCTTCTGGAGTTGATAAAATTGGTAAAACAACTGTTGTTAATCCAGGTCCAGCCAGCAAGGGATTTTGCGCAATCGTTAACCTAGACCAACATTCGGCAAATGTGCAACTAACATCGCTCGGCTAA
- a CDS encoding HypC/HybG/HupF family hydrogenase formation chaperone: MCLAVPARVVEIKGEKAIADFGGIRREVLLSLVGKVKIGDYLIVHTGYAIQVMDRREAEETLKLWKEILQEQK, encoded by the coding sequence ATGTGTCTTGCAGTTCCGGCAAGGGTTGTGGAAATTAAGGGAGAAAAAGCTATAGCAGATTTTGGGGGTATTCGACGCGAAGTCCTCTTATCACTTGTAGGCAAAGTGAAAATCGGGGACTACCTCATCGTCCATACGGGTTATGCCATTCAAGTTATGGATCGTAGGGAAGCGGAAGAAACTCTGAAACTTTGGAAAGAGATTCTTCAGGAGCAAAAATAG
- a CDS encoding YfcE family phosphodiesterase, translating to MRLLIIGDTHIPERASKIPQLILDTIKQNNFDFVLSTGDLTHEGVLEYLKKLGKEVRAVRGNMDYLRFPKIEKLKVESIIIGLIHGDQVFPRGDVSQLTEIATEMNVDVLISGHTHRLSVDEVKLNKKKILLLNPGSATGVWGGGPASYVPSFIIIEVENERKTVHAYELINSKLEKEIYVFE from the coding sequence ATGCGGCTCCTCATCATTGGGGATACTCATATTCCAGAGCGTGCATCCAAAATTCCACAGTTGATACTTGATACGATTAAGCAGAATAATTTTGACTTCGTTCTAAGCACCGGAGACTTGACGCACGAGGGAGTTTTGGAGTATCTCAAGAAACTGGGTAAAGAAGTACGTGCTGTACGTGGAAACATGGATTATCTGCGTTTTCCTAAAATTGAAAAACTGAAAGTTGAGAGCATAATAATAGGATTGATTCATGGAGACCAAGTTTTTCCTAGAGGCGATGTAAGTCAATTAACTGAAATTGCCACGGAAATGAATGTAGATGTGCTGATTAGCGGCCACACTCATCGATTAAGCGTAGACGAAGTCAAACTAAACAAAAAGAAGATTTTACTTCTAAACCCAGGTTCCGCTACAGGAGTCTGGGGAGGAGGACCTGCATCTTATGTTCCATCTTTTATAATTATAGAAGTGGAAAATGAGAGAAAAACAGTACACGCATATGAGTTGATAAATAGCAAACTTGAAAAAGAAATCTACGTATTCGAATAA
- a CDS encoding class I SAM-dependent methyltransferase, with product MLKLVELKPGELLYDLGSGDGRGLIIAVQDFGANAIGVELNENLVKSSREMVRKLNLTNRIQIIHGDLFNVNLSKADVVMLYLFPDMINQLKLKLKRELKDGARVVSHDYGIPGWVPTKVEMLSKSWLFNKHKIFVYKIPGSLGSVKANEIEKSRLVKFHRFIYGLIHRR from the coding sequence ATGTTGAAGCTCGTGGAGTTAAAACCGGGTGAACTCTTGTACGATCTAGGGTCTGGGGATGGCAGAGGCTTAATTATTGCAGTTCAAGATTTTGGCGCAAATGCGATTGGAGTTGAGTTAAATGAAAATTTAGTTAAAAGCTCGCGAGAAATGGTTAGGAAGTTAAATCTAACCAATCGGATCCAAATTATACATGGCGATCTTTTTAATGTTAACTTAAGCAAAGCAGATGTTGTGATGCTATACCTCTTTCCTGATATGATCAATCAATTGAAATTGAAGTTAAAGAGGGAGTTAAAGGATGGGGCGAGAGTTGTCTCACATGATTATGGTATTCCCGGTTGGGTCCCGACGAAAGTCGAGATGCTCAGTAAAAGTTGGCTTTTTAACAAGCATAAAATCTTCGTTTATAAAATACCCGGTTCTCTGGGTTCGGTTAAAGCTAATGAGATAGAAAAATCTAGGCTGGTTAAATTCCATCGTTTCATTTATGGACTTATTCATCGCAGATAG
- the hypD gene encoding hydrogenase formation protein HypD — MRSLLPSNVEVRSGPGCPVCVTSPDEIDAAAQLSLRNNVIVTTFGDMFRVPSAIGSLADVKARGGHVKVVYSIHDAVEMARRDPKNEYVHFAIGFETTAPSTAAELLMKPPENFSIICSHRLIPPALEHLLKLGEIKIAGFICPGHVSTIIGARPYRPLSKKYCIPQVIAGFEPIDVLIAITMLLKQIRSGRATVENEYTRSVRERGNVKAQKMMKEVFTIRDADWRGIGKIPFSGFELRSKFENFNAIKRFDVRIEEKYKPPLGCRCGEVLRGLIYPQDCQLFNKVCTPNKPIGPCAVSREGACYIAMRYIEHKL; from the coding sequence TTGCGGAGTCTTCTTCCTTCCAACGTTGAAGTCCGATCCGGTCCCGGATGCCCAGTATGCGTTACAAGCCCAGATGAAATTGACGCGGCCGCCCAGCTGAGCCTACGAAACAATGTTATTGTAACCACTTTCGGTGATATGTTTCGTGTCCCCAGTGCAATCGGTTCACTTGCTGATGTTAAAGCTAGAGGCGGGCATGTTAAAGTTGTCTACAGCATTCATGACGCAGTCGAAATGGCCAGGCGAGATCCGAAAAATGAGTATGTGCACTTTGCTATAGGCTTCGAAACTACAGCCCCTTCCACCGCTGCCGAGCTACTTATGAAACCTCCGGAAAACTTCAGTATAATTTGTAGCCACCGCTTAATTCCCCCAGCACTTGAACACCTATTAAAATTAGGTGAAATCAAAATAGCTGGATTTATTTGCCCAGGTCATGTCTCAACGATAATAGGTGCACGACCATACCGACCCCTCTCCAAGAAATATTGTATCCCCCAAGTTATCGCAGGATTCGAACCTATTGACGTTCTAATTGCTATCACAATGCTACTTAAGCAAATTCGTAGTGGTCGTGCAACCGTCGAAAATGAATATACCCGGTCGGTTCGCGAGAGGGGAAACGTTAAAGCCCAAAAAATGATGAAGGAAGTTTTCACCATTAGAGACGCTGATTGGCGGGGAATTGGAAAAATTCCCTTCTCAGGCTTTGAGTTAAGGTCAAAATTTGAGAATTTTAATGCGATAAAAAGGTTTGACGTAAGAATCGAGGAGAAATATAAACCTCCCCTAGGCTGTCGATGCGGAGAAGTTTTACGTGGCTTAATCTATCCTCAGGATTGCCAGTTATTTAATAAAGTATGCACACCAAACAAGCCAATCGGTCCATGCGCCGTAAGCCGAGAAGGAGCGTGCTATATTGCAATGCGATATATTGAGCATAAACTGTAA